A stretch of DNA from Fusobacterium perfoetens:
ATCATTTTTAAAAATACAGCAGCAAGAACTTCAAGTCCATTTGCTATAACTTTCCCTTTTTCTCCTACCATATTTACACAAAACCCAAATACGATAGAAAAAATTATAAGAGGAAGCATGTTACTTCTTGAAATAAGCTGCGGAAAATCTGTAACAGTAAGTGCAGCTACTATTTGATCTCCAGTCTGAAACGGTTTTAATGCTTCAGCAGGAGGAAGATTAAGATTTATTCCCTGTGCAGGAGGATAAACCAAAACAATGAATATGATAATAATTGATGCTATAAAACCTGTTGAAAAGAAAACAAGAAGAAGACTTTTTAAGATATTTCCAAGTCTTTTCATATTACTCATGCTTGCAACAGAACTACTTATTGTTACAAAAACAAGAGGAACAACGATTGTAAACATAGCATTTATAAACAGATCTCCAAAAGGTTTAAGTATAGAGGCTTTTTCTTTTAAAATTCCTCCAAGAATACTTCCTAAGATAATTGAACCAAGAAGTATTATAGAAAAACGATAATTTTCCCAAAAAGTTTTTTTATTTTTTGTCATAAATATTTCCTCCCCGATTTATGTATTAAAGATACATTACAGTATCCTTTTATCTAAATCTTTTGTCATTATCAGTATTTTATAATTTATATAAAAATATATCCATACTTCAATAAGTTAAATATTTTGTTCTTATATACAATTAAAAAACTATATATTTCAATGAAAAAAATATTTTTTTTGTTCATAAAATATGAATTTGTAATATTGTGAAAAAAATGTTATTCTAAATAATAGAGAAACTATTTAAGGGGTATTTTATGGAAAAAAAACTTAGAATAACAATTCCTAATGAAATATATAAAATAATAGAAAGTGATTTGGAAGACTTTGGAATCACGAAAAATTTCTTGTGCAATTATATTTTTGAAAAATCAGATGGATTTAAGCAAGTGTATAACTATAAATATAATGGCTCTAAAAAAATTATTCAGTTTAATTTAAATAAAAGAAATCTTGAAAACTATTATTCTTTTTTAGCTGAAAAAAATATAGAAGTAGAAGCTGAATATTTTAGAAATATATTTCTTTATTATGCACAGCAGTCAAAAAAAAGCAGGGAACTTTTTATTTTTAAGAATACTGCTGAAAAAATAATGTATGCAATAGAAAATAGGAAAAAAATTATAGTTACTTTTGCAGATGAAATTAAAAAAATTATATCTCCTTATTATATGGGATCTTCTGAACTGGAGCTTAAAAATTATATCTTTTCATATGATGAAGATGAAAGTAAATTTAAAAATTTTACACTTAGAAACATAAAATCAGTTTATGTTACTGAGAAAAAGACTTATGATAAAGAAATGGAGTTTGTCAATAAAGTTATAGAAAATTTTGATCCATTTCTTTCTTATAATAAAAATGTAACAGTAAGATTTACAGATGAAGGGCTTAGAATTTTAAAAGTGATAAAAACATATAGACCTAAACTTTTAGAACAAAAAGGAAATATTTGTAAATTCCAATGTTCAGAGCTTCAGGGAAAAAGATATTTTTCATGTTTTTGGAATGAAGCTGAAATATTAGAGCCTGAAGAACTTCGTAGATGGTTTAAAGAAAAAGGGGAAAAAACTTCTAATCTTTATAAATGAAATATTTGATAAATAAAAAATATAAATATAGATTAAAAAAAATTAATCTGATATAATTATTTATAGATAAATAAAAATAAAGTTAAATATATTTTTTTATATGTTTATATTTATATAATAATATGTCTATTTGGATAAATTTGGAGGAATTTTATGATATATATATTAATAATTATTGCAGTGGCAGTTATTATTTTTACCGGAAAGGGAATTCCAGTTTTTCTTTACCATCAAGTAAATTCTCTTTCAAATGTAACACCTGAACTTTTTGAAGAACATTTAAAAATTCTTAAAGAAAAAAATATGAAGACTATTACAGTTTCTGAATATGGAAAAAAAGAGACACCTAAAAACAGTGTTCTTATAACTTTTGATGATGGATATTATGATAACTACAAAATTGTTTTTCCACTTTTAAAAAAATATAACATGAAAGCAACAATTTTTCTGAATACTTTATATATAGGCGAAAAAAGATGGGGAGAAACAAAAATAGAAAAAAATGGAATTGCAAATTATAATGCAATAAAAAAATATAATGCTCTTAATGATGGGACAACAGAGCAGTATATGACTTGGTCAGAAATAAAAGAAATGTATGAAAGTGGACTTGTTGACTTTCAGTCTCATTCTCATAAACATATGGCTGAATTTAAAACTTTGGAATTTCAAGGTGTGTTTCAAGAAGATAGTATGGATTGTACAGATATTTTTCTTTATGGAGATATTGAAGAAGGATTTCCAAAATTTCCTAAGCGTGGAGAATATTCAGGCCCTGGAATAGTAATAAATAAAGAATTTTTTAAAAAGTTTAGAGATTTTTATATTTCAGATTTAAAAGGAAAAGATGAAAAGGAAATTTTATCTTTAGGTCAAAAATATATAAATGAACATATAGAACCATATGTTATGATTGAAACAGAAGAAGATGCAGAAAATCGTATCAAAAAGGAATTTTTAATTAATAAATCTATAATAGAGGAAAAATTAAATAATAAAGTTGAGTATTTCTGCTGGCCATGGGGACACAGAAATAAAAAGACAATTGAGCTTTTAAAAACTCTTGGAGTAAAAGGATTTATTACTACTAAGAAAGGAACAAATTCATATTCACCAAATTGGGATATGATAAGAAGAATAGAACTTAGAAAATTTACACCTGAAAAATTTAAAATTAATCTTATGATAGGAAGAAATCTTTTACTTGGAAAAATATATGGTTGGGTATCATAAAATTTTAAAGGGGATATGATTATGGGATTATCAGTTGCAATGATAACACTTAACGAAGAAAAAATACTTGAGAGAACTCTTAATTCAGTAGCTGAATTTGCAGATGAAATAGTTATAGTGGATAGTGGTTCTACAGACAGAACAAAAGAAATAGCAGAAAAGTTTGGGGCAAAATTTATATATCAAAAGTGGCTTGGATATGGAATGCAGAGAAATAAAGCTATAGATAGTTCCTCAAACGAATGGATTTTAAACATAGATGCTGATGAAGAAATTTCTCCTGCTTTAAAAGAAAAAATAATAAGAATAAAAAATGGAGAAATTGAAGGTGAAGTATTTACAGTAAACTTTACTTCTGTGTGTTTTGGGAAAAAATTAAAACATGGAGGATGGAGTAATTCCTATCATATAAGACTTTTTAAAAAATCAGCAGGAAGATTTAATGATAACATGGTTCATGAAGAATTTAAGACTGATAAAAAAGTTTATACTTTAAAAGAAGATATACTTCATCATAGTTATCTTACAATTCAAGATTATTTTGTAAAATTTAACAGATATACAACTGAAGGAGCTCTTGATTATTACAGAAAAGGTAAAAAACCTTCAGCACTTCAGATAATATTTAATCCAATATATAAATTTATTAAAATGTATATAATAAGATTAGGATTTTTAGATGGAATAGAAGGACTTATGATAGCTTCAGCAAGTGCTATGTATTCCATGGTTAAGTATTTTAAATTAAGAGAAATATATAAAAATGGAGTATATTATGAAGATAATAATATCAAGAACGGATAAAATAGGGGATTTGATACTATCTATTCCTAGCTTTTTTATGGCGAAAAAAATGTATCCTGAGGCAGAAATAATTCTTCTAGTAAGAAATTATAATTATGAAATAGTAAAAAATCTTCCTTTTGTGGATAGAGTTTATAAAATAGATGATTTCAGACAGGAAGAACTTCTTGAAAAAATAAAATATTTTAATGCTGATATATTTGTGGCACTTTATAATGACAGTTATATAGCAAAACTTGCAAAAGCCAGTGGAGCAAAAAGAAGAATAGGGCCTATTTCAAAAATATCTTCTTTCTTTGCTTTTAATCAGGGAGTCTATCAGAAAAGATCAAAGTCTGTAAAAAATGAAGCTGACTATAATCTTGATCTTATAAAAAAAATAGATTCTGAGAGATTTGAAAAAGTTTTTGAGATAGAAACTAAAATTTATCTTGAAGATTCTCATAGAGAAGTAGCAGAGATATTTTTTAAAGAAAAAAATATAGGAA
This window harbors:
- a CDS encoding glycosyltransferase family 9 protein; translated protein: MKIIISRTDKIGDLILSIPSFFMAKKMYPEAEIILLVRNYNYEIVKNLPFVDRVYKIDDFRQEELLEKIKYFNADIFVALYNDSYIAKLAKASGAKRRIGPISKISSFFAFNQGVYQKRSKSVKNEADYNLDLIKKIDSERFEKVFEIETKIYLEDSHREVAEIFFKEKNIGNISLVVNPFMGGSAKNITDDQYVSLLQKIYDRIKGMDIIITCHISEEERGQKIIEKIGRERVYLFANGGSLLNLAAIIEKGKVYFGGSTGPTHIAGSLQKEIVAIYPNKKTQSPVRWGVYNNPNAEYVIPDRPERKMKEDYSHKYFDSYDESVEEEILTLLEEKLLKNQK
- a CDS encoding WYL domain-containing protein; its protein translation is MEKKLRITIPNEIYKIIESDLEDFGITKNFLCNYIFEKSDGFKQVYNYKYNGSKKIIQFNLNKRNLENYYSFLAEKNIEVEAEYFRNIFLYYAQQSKKSRELFIFKNTAEKIMYAIENRKKIIVTFADEIKKIISPYYMGSSELELKNYIFSYDEDESKFKNFTLRNIKSVYVTEKKTYDKEMEFVNKVIENFDPFLSYNKNVTVRFTDEGLRILKVIKTYRPKLLEQKGNICKFQCSELQGKRYFSCFWNEAEILEPEELRRWFKEKGEKTSNLYK
- a CDS encoding polysaccharide deacetylase family protein, giving the protein MIYILIIIAVAVIIFTGKGIPVFLYHQVNSLSNVTPELFEEHLKILKEKNMKTITVSEYGKKETPKNSVLITFDDGYYDNYKIVFPLLKKYNMKATIFLNTLYIGEKRWGETKIEKNGIANYNAIKKYNALNDGTTEQYMTWSEIKEMYESGLVDFQSHSHKHMAEFKTLEFQGVFQEDSMDCTDIFLYGDIEEGFPKFPKRGEYSGPGIVINKEFFKKFRDFYISDLKGKDEKEILSLGQKYINEHIEPYVMIETEEDAENRIKKEFLINKSIIEEKLNNKVEYFCWPWGHRNKKTIELLKTLGVKGFITTKKGTNSYSPNWDMIRRIELRKFTPEKFKINLMIGRNLLLGKIYGWVS
- a CDS encoding glycosyltransferase family 2 protein, yielding MGLSVAMITLNEEKILERTLNSVAEFADEIVIVDSGSTDRTKEIAEKFGAKFIYQKWLGYGMQRNKAIDSSSNEWILNIDADEEISPALKEKIIRIKNGEIEGEVFTVNFTSVCFGKKLKHGGWSNSYHIRLFKKSAGRFNDNMVHEEFKTDKKVYTLKEDILHHSYLTIQDYFVKFNRYTTEGALDYYRKGKKPSALQIIFNPIYKFIKMYIIRLGFLDGIEGLMIASASAMYSMVKYFKLREIYKNGVYYEDNNIKNG